From one Candidatus Amarolinea dominans genomic stretch:
- a CDS encoding PIG-L family deacetylase gives MSQMDTNPPIPTRAMVVYAHPDDPDFSIGGTAAAWSQAGAEVIYVLITSGNSGSHVEGMTKEHLAAIREEEQRAAARECGVHEVVFLRYDDGTLQPTLGLRKDLVRVMRKYRPDTVVCGDPIAFFYGNFYINHPDHRAAAVATLEAVFPAVSMPLAFPDLLAEGYEAHSVREVWVTDSTLKDTMVDISGTLANKIAALRQHKSQVEGWDPTEMVTAWAREEGEKAGLVAAEGFRRMILGREESTPSVSADVGIEETQAPDSLQTSYGEVVLAHCAPMLREEIALLGQADPFESQLGLTGRLRAALADLDAAALRWHPEPGAWSIIELLAHLVHTEIVYGYRYRAIVAHPEGPIPGYDQEAWATELPEANRPAHDLLGELAALKQINVTFLQGLSQEQRARWGLHSERGPESVAALIGAIAGHDLIHEAQIKENIRLWQAQG, from the coding sequence ATGAGCCAAATGGACACGAACCCACCCATCCCCACACGCGCGATGGTTGTCTACGCCCATCCCGACGACCCCGATTTTAGCATCGGCGGCACGGCCGCAGCCTGGAGTCAGGCCGGCGCGGAGGTGATCTACGTGCTGATTACCAGCGGCAATTCCGGCAGCCATGTCGAAGGGATGACCAAGGAGCACCTGGCGGCCATCCGCGAGGAGGAGCAGCGCGCGGCCGCGCGCGAATGTGGCGTACACGAGGTGGTCTTCCTGCGCTACGATGATGGCACCTTGCAGCCCACCCTGGGGTTGCGCAAAGACCTGGTGCGGGTGATGCGCAAGTACCGGCCCGACACGGTGGTCTGCGGCGACCCGATCGCCTTCTTCTACGGCAACTTCTACATCAACCACCCGGATCACCGCGCGGCGGCTGTGGCTACCCTGGAAGCAGTCTTCCCGGCCGTTTCCATGCCGCTGGCCTTCCCTGACCTGCTGGCCGAGGGCTATGAGGCGCACAGCGTGCGCGAGGTGTGGGTCACCGACAGCACGCTGAAAGATACGATGGTGGACATCAGCGGCACCCTGGCCAACAAGATTGCGGCCCTGCGGCAGCACAAGAGCCAGGTGGAAGGATGGGACCCCACCGAGATGGTGACCGCCTGGGCCAGGGAGGAAGGGGAGAAGGCCGGGCTGGTCGCCGCGGAAGGGTTCCGGCGCATGATCCTGGGGCGTGAAGAGAGCACGCCGTCGGTTTCAGCGGATGTCGGTATCGAGGAAACGCAGGCGCCAGATAGCCTGCAGACCAGCTACGGCGAGGTCGTCCTGGCGCACTGCGCGCCCATGCTGCGCGAGGAGATCGCCCTGCTGGGCCAGGCCGATCCGTTCGAATCGCAGCTCGGCCTGACCGGCCGGCTGCGGGCTGCCCTGGCTGACCTGGACGCTGCCGCCCTGCGCTGGCATCCAGAACCAGGCGCATGGTCCATCATCGAACTGTTGGCGCACCTGGTCCATACTGAGATCGTCTACGGCTATCGTTACCGCGCGATCGTGGCGCATCCAGAAGGCCCCATCCCCGGTTACGATCAGGAGGCCTGGGCGACGGAGCTGCCCGAAGCGAACCGGCCGGCGCACGATCTGCTCGGCGAACTCGCTGCGCTCAAACAGATCAACGTGACCTTCCTGCAGGGTCTCAGCCAGGAGCAGCGGGCGCGTTGGGGCCTGCACAGTGAACGGGGGCCGGAGTCGGTCGCCGCGCTCATCGGCGCCATCGCCGGCCATGACTTGATCCACGAAGCGCAGATCAAGGAAAACATCCGCCTGTGGCAGGCGCAGGGCTGA
- a CDS encoding SagB/ThcOx family dehydrogenase — protein sequence MWQDWLSQRRRKSPVAAAQQNPERPRSGNRQPLTLRLHAETAQTAGRLQTMSTDVDWSRQPSIYKLYPTVARLALTEQIDCDFPDTLEVVQRLSPHAALAAPAAWNLETLSRLCYYAYGPTAQQALPGATLTLRAAPSAGALYPAELYLALRGAAGARNGVYHYAPGEHALELLRPADWIAWLADAAAELPAVAEADAVFAISSLWWRTAWKYGPRAYRYCLQDCGHLAGNVILVAAALGYTATVVYNFVDEPVNRLVGLSSAQEAVQILVAIRADRAYRPPPRGAPDQPAPLALESLPPMQPDAAVDAILPAAGATALREPAAVQALRRCPAALVTETGHRQLQSPDQAPLLRPTVPVSLCQSLLGRRSSHQFKPAPLPGDALSAIIQALDVAYATDSAQGALELVMIVIRVEGVPEGAYRYDAASRGLILERAGNLSEWAMHLSLDQAFCAAAGAVIFFAADLGNLVQQCGDRIYRNLHLEAGLRAEAAYLVAHALGVGCTGIGAFYDLETVRFFNLPETTAIIYELAIGTPA from the coding sequence ATGTGGCAAGACTGGTTATCCCAGCGCCGGCGCAAATCGCCTGTGGCCGCCGCACAGCAAAACCCTGAGCGACCGCGCAGCGGCAACCGCCAGCCCCTGACTCTGCGTCTGCACGCGGAAACGGCTCAGACGGCCGGACGCCTGCAAACCATGAGCACCGACGTGGATTGGAGCCGCCAGCCATCCATCTACAAGCTCTACCCAACCGTCGCCCGCCTGGCCCTGACCGAGCAAATTGACTGCGACTTTCCTGATACCCTGGAGGTCGTGCAGCGTTTGTCGCCCCATGCGGCCCTGGCGGCGCCGGCCGCCTGGAATCTGGAGACGCTCTCGCGTCTGTGCTACTATGCTTATGGCCCCACCGCGCAACAGGCGCTGCCCGGCGCCACGCTGACCCTGCGCGCGGCGCCCTCGGCCGGCGCGCTTTATCCTGCAGAGCTCTATCTGGCGCTGCGCGGCGCTGCCGGTGCGCGCAACGGCGTCTATCATTACGCGCCCGGTGAACATGCGCTGGAACTTCTGCGCCCGGCCGATTGGATCGCCTGGCTGGCTGACGCGGCGGCCGAGCTGCCGGCCGTGGCAGAAGCGGATGCAGTCTTCGCCATCTCCAGCTTGTGGTGGCGCACCGCCTGGAAGTATGGGCCGCGCGCCTACCGCTACTGCCTGCAGGACTGCGGTCACCTGGCGGGCAACGTCATCCTGGTGGCCGCGGCGCTGGGCTACACCGCCACCGTTGTCTACAATTTCGTGGATGAACCGGTCAATCGCCTGGTTGGGCTGTCATCAGCGCAGGAAGCCGTGCAAATCCTGGTGGCAATCCGGGCCGATCGGGCCTACAGACCCCCGCCACGAGGCGCGCCCGACCAACCGGCGCCCCTCGCGCTTGAATCGTTGCCGCCCATGCAGCCGGACGCCGCCGTGGATGCCATCCTGCCCGCGGCCGGCGCGACGGCGCTGCGCGAGCCGGCCGCCGTGCAGGCCCTGCGTCGCTGCCCGGCGGCGCTTGTGACCGAAACAGGACACCGTCAACTGCAATCGCCTGACCAGGCGCCCCTGCTCAGGCCAACGGTGCCGGTGTCCCTCTGTCAATCGCTGTTGGGGCGCCGCTCATCGCATCAGTTCAAGCCGGCGCCTCTGCCAGGGGATGCACTCAGCGCCATCATCCAGGCCCTCGACGTCGCGTATGCAACCGACAGCGCCCAGGGCGCGCTCGAACTGGTCATGATTGTCATTCGAGTGGAAGGGGTGCCGGAGGGCGCCTATCGTTACGATGCGGCCAGCCGCGGCCTCATCCTGGAGCGCGCGGGCAACCTGTCTGAATGGGCCATGCACCTATCGCTCGATCAGGCTTTCTGCGCCGCCGCCGGCGCGGTGATTTTTTTCGCCGCTGACCTGGGGAACCTGGTGCAACAGTGCGGCGATCGCATCTATCGCAATCTGCACCTGGAGGCCGGCCTGCGCGCCGAGGCTGCCTACCTGGTCGCGCACGCCCTGGGCGTTGGCTGCACCGGCATCGGCGCCTTCTATGACCTGGAAACCGTGCGCTTCTTCAACCTCCCGGAGACAACCGCCATCATCTATGAGCTGGCGATCGGTACGCCAGCCTGA
- a CDS encoding 4Fe-4S binding protein, protein MTHVIFDLCIRDGACAEVCPVECIVPGQPEEEWPWFYIDPDTCIDCGACVPECPVDAIRPEEDLEPQYFASTEINAKFFIDGPGYAAVGK, encoded by the coding sequence ATGACGCATGTGATTTTTGACCTCTGTATTCGTGATGGCGCCTGTGCAGAAGTCTGCCCGGTCGAGTGCATTGTTCCTGGCCAACCCGAAGAAGAATGGCCCTGGTTTTACATTGATCCCGACACCTGCATTGACTGCGGCGCCTGCGTGCCAGAGTGCCCGGTTGATGCCATCCGCCCAGAAGAGGACTTGGAGCCGCAGTATTTTGCGTCCACTGAGATCAACGCCAAGTTCTTCATAGATGGGCCTGGTTACGCAGCCGTTGGCAAATAA
- a CDS encoding aspartate ammonia-lyase codes for MSDVAFRIEKDSLGEMKVPAHALYGAQTQRAVLNFPISGMRPYPAFVWSMVAIKRSAAVVNHGLGLLDEQRAHVIVQAADEALAGVLNEHFVVDPFQAGAGTSHNMNINEVLANRANQLLGFALTDPKKPVNPNDHVNMAQSTNDTIPAAIRLGALWRLPELLQALDDLAAALRQKAREFDDIVKSGRTHLQDAVPVRMGQEFGAYARAVERGREKIVQAAEALRRLGIGGTATGTGLNAHPEYHARMVAALSDLLGQPLFTSDDLFESMQSMGDSVYFSGSLRTVAQDLIRIANDFRLLSSGPTTGLDEIRLPAVQPGSSIMPGKVNPVMAEMLDMSMFHVLGCDLTITLAAQAGQLELNVMMPIIAHNLFEMMHVMIGAVNAFTSKCVVGVTANREKALGWLAKNAILVTALNPVIGYANGAAVAKESLATNRAIKDVVVEKGLLTAAQADELLDARKMTEGGIQGSGGGGG; via the coding sequence ATGTCTGATGTTGCGTTTCGAATCGAAAAAGACTCCCTGGGCGAGATGAAAGTCCCGGCCCACGCGTTGTATGGCGCACAAACCCAGCGCGCCGTGCTCAATTTCCCGATCAGCGGTATGCGACCCTACCCGGCCTTCGTCTGGTCCATGGTCGCCATCAAGCGGTCGGCGGCCGTGGTCAATCACGGGCTGGGCTTGCTGGATGAACAGCGCGCCCATGTCATCGTGCAGGCGGCCGACGAGGCGTTGGCGGGTGTACTGAATGAGCATTTCGTGGTGGACCCGTTCCAGGCCGGCGCCGGCACCTCGCACAATATGAATATCAACGAAGTGTTGGCTAACCGAGCCAACCAACTGCTCGGCTTTGCGCTGACCGACCCCAAGAAACCGGTCAACCCGAACGACCATGTCAACATGGCGCAGTCCACCAACGACACCATCCCCGCCGCGATCCGCCTGGGCGCGCTGTGGCGCCTGCCGGAGTTGCTCCAGGCCCTGGATGATTTGGCGGCCGCGCTGCGCCAGAAGGCGCGCGAGTTCGACGACATCGTCAAGTCGGGCCGCACGCATCTGCAGGACGCGGTGCCGGTGCGTATGGGGCAGGAGTTTGGCGCCTACGCGCGTGCCGTCGAGCGCGGCCGTGAGAAAATCGTGCAGGCGGCCGAGGCCCTGCGCCGCCTGGGCATCGGCGGCACTGCCACCGGCACCGGCCTCAACGCCCATCCAGAATATCATGCACGCATGGTGGCCGCGCTCAGCGATCTGTTGGGCCAGCCGCTCTTCACCTCTGATGACCTGTTCGAGTCCATGCAGAGCATGGGAGACAGCGTCTACTTCAGCGGCAGCCTGCGCACTGTGGCCCAAGACCTGATCCGCATCGCCAACGATTTCCGCCTGCTCTCCTCCGGGCCGACCACCGGTCTGGATGAGATTCGCCTGCCGGCGGTACAGCCTGGGTCCAGCATCATGCCAGGCAAGGTCAACCCGGTGATGGCCGAGATGCTCGACATGTCCATGTTCCACGTGCTGGGCTGCGACTTGACGATCACGCTGGCCGCGCAGGCCGGCCAACTGGAGCTGAACGTGATGATGCCGATCATCGCGCACAACCTGTTCGAGATGATGCATGTGATGATTGGCGCGGTCAATGCCTTCACCAGCAAGTGTGTGGTGGGGGTCACGGCGAACCGCGAGAAGGCGCTGGGTTGGCTGGCCAAGAACGCCATCCTGGTCACCGCGCTCAACCCGGTGATTGGCTACGCGAATGGCGCGGCCGTGGCTAAGGAATCGTTGGCCACCAACCGCGCCATCAAGGACGTGGTGGTTGAAAAGGGTCTCCTGACCGCAGCGCAGGCCGATGAGCTGCTGGATGCGCGCAAGATGACCGAGGGCGGCATCCAGGGCAGCGGCGGTGGCGGCGGCTGA
- a CDS encoding phosphatase PAP2 family protein — translation MTDWLLSLNDWGTQFLLALQQARTPTLNALFLFITELHGDNFYLFIFPLLYWCLNKQLAVRLAYLFFFGYDFCNGFLKDLLHTPRPFDPRLEVLVTETSYAFPSGHAQGSLMFWGYLALAVRRTWFWIGATALVLLISFSRLYLGIHFPHDVVGGLLIGLVLLALFVWLQPRVSPVVARWPWLQQVAVGALLPLLIFLLARSETSARALGLLCGAGIALPLEAQTVRFAVSGPPVQRLLRFLVGFVVLLTFYLGLSAVLPHTDIMRFIRYAIVGIAMLWLAPWLMVRLRLAPGGKV, via the coding sequence ATGACCGACTGGCTTCTGAGTCTGAATGATTGGGGTACCCAGTTTTTGTTGGCGCTGCAACAGGCGCGCACTCCCACACTGAACGCGCTCTTTCTTTTCATCACCGAACTGCATGGCGACAATTTCTATCTCTTCATCTTTCCGCTCTTGTATTGGTGCCTGAACAAGCAGTTGGCTGTGCGCCTGGCCTATCTCTTCTTCTTTGGCTATGACTTCTGCAATGGTTTTCTGAAAGATCTGCTCCATACGCCGCGGCCGTTCGATCCGCGGCTGGAAGTCCTGGTGACGGAGACCAGCTACGCGTTTCCCAGCGGCCATGCGCAGGGGAGCCTGATGTTCTGGGGCTACCTGGCCCTGGCCGTACGTCGCACCTGGTTCTGGATCGGGGCGACGGCGCTGGTGCTGTTGATTTCGTTCTCGCGCCTCTACCTGGGCATCCACTTTCCGCACGATGTCGTGGGCGGCCTGCTGATCGGGCTGGTCCTGCTGGCCTTGTTTGTCTGGCTGCAGCCGCGGGTTTCCCCGGTTGTTGCGCGTTGGCCCTGGCTGCAACAAGTGGCCGTGGGAGCGCTGCTGCCGCTGTTGATCTTCCTCCTGGCTCGCTCCGAAACCAGCGCCCGCGCCCTGGGCCTCCTGTGCGGGGCCGGCATCGCCCTGCCCCTGGAAGCGCAAACCGTCCGCTTCGCCGTCAGCGGGCCGCCGGTGCAACGCCTGCTGCGCTTCCTGGTCGGTTTTGTGGTGCTGCTGACCTTCTACCTGGGGCTGAGCGCCGTGCTGCCCCACACCGACATCATGCGCTTCATTCGTTACGCCATCGTGGGGATCGCCATGCTCTGGCTTGCGCCGTGGCTGATGGTTCGCCTGCGCCTGGCGCCCGGCGGGAAGGTATAG
- a CDS encoding DUF624 domain-containing protein, translating into MTRPLRIAWLGLKASYEEMLLLAILSLLVWVCWLLIIPGPPATAGLYYVAHRIATERRVNFDLFKEGFRLYFVRSWIISGISLVLLVVLVAGFFFYLAPPLRFPQWMQVLSVVILYMLVAWFAIQLYLFPALIEQDLRIWPLFRNALYLALASPIFTGVLLLALAFIVLLCGVTTILLFLIAPALVAVISSLALQDRLIFFRVKPAPTTAPD; encoded by the coding sequence ATGACACGTCCACTACGCATTGCCTGGTTGGGACTCAAGGCCAGCTATGAGGAGATGCTGCTGCTGGCGATCCTCAGCCTGCTGGTTTGGGTGTGTTGGCTGTTAATCATCCCTGGTCCGCCGGCCACCGCGGGGCTGTACTATGTGGCCCACCGCATCGCCACCGAACGTCGCGTCAACTTTGATCTGTTCAAGGAGGGCTTTCGTCTCTATTTCGTGCGCAGTTGGATCATCAGCGGCATCAGCCTGGTGCTGCTGGTCGTCCTCGTGGCCGGCTTTTTCTTCTACCTGGCTCCGCCACTAAGATTCCCGCAGTGGATGCAGGTCCTATCGGTGGTGATACTCTATATGTTAGTCGCCTGGTTTGCCATTCAACTCTATCTCTTTCCCGCGTTGATCGAACAGGACCTGCGTATCTGGCCGCTCTTTCGCAACGCGCTTTACCTGGCCCTTGCCAGCCCCATCTTCACCGGGGTCCTGCTCCTGGCGCTGGCGTTCATCGTGCTCCTGTGTGGCGTCACCACCATCCTGCTCTTCCTGATTGCGCCTGCCCTGGTGGCCGTCATCAGCAGCCTGGCCCTGCAAGACCGCCTGATCTTTTTCCGCGTCAAGCCCGCACCAACCACCGCGCCCGATTGA
- a CDS encoding alpha/beta hydrolase yields the protein MSSWQSDTIQTNGIRLHVTRTGGAKPPLVLAHGYSDDGLCWTPVAEELAMAYDVVMPDARGHGLSDAPDGDYGPLEQAADLAGVIEGLGLQRPIIVGHSMGALTALTLAGRYPALPGAIALEDPPPWWADDCVPPFGEEWQRQTRAWIVGLQQQTAPEIIAAQRARQPNWPSAEFEPWAAAKLRVHLNSLNRLAPLNINWPALLASVQCPVLLMTAEPALGALVSARQAAALQDSVPQTRIIHFAEAGHSIRRDQFQGYMNVIHRFCATVTASTDLRMVWPMHHEA from the coding sequence ATGTCTTCCTGGCAATCCGACACTATCCAAACGAATGGAATTCGCCTGCACGTCACGCGTACCGGCGGCGCGAAACCGCCGCTGGTGCTGGCACACGGCTATTCTGATGATGGGCTGTGCTGGACGCCCGTCGCTGAGGAGCTGGCGATGGCCTACGATGTGGTGATGCCCGATGCGCGGGGACATGGCCTCTCGGATGCACCTGATGGGGACTATGGCCCGCTCGAGCAGGCCGCTGACCTGGCCGGTGTGATCGAGGGCTTGGGGCTGCAGCGCCCCATCATCGTGGGCCATTCGATGGGCGCGCTGACCGCGCTGACCCTGGCCGGTCGCTATCCGGCTTTGCCGGGCGCCATTGCGCTTGAGGACCCGCCGCCCTGGTGGGCCGACGATTGCGTGCCGCCGTTTGGCGAGGAGTGGCAGCGGCAGACCCGCGCCTGGATTGTGGGCTTGCAGCAGCAGACAGCCCCGGAGATCATCGCGGCGCAGCGCGCCCGCCAACCTAACTGGCCCAGCGCTGAGTTCGAGCCCTGGGCCGCGGCCAAACTGCGCGTGCATCTCAATTCTCTCAACCGCCTTGCGCCGCTCAACATCAACTGGCCGGCCCTGCTGGCATCTGTCCAATGCCCTGTGCTGTTGATGACCGCGGAGCCGGCGCTGGGCGCGCTGGTCAGCGCGCGCCAGGCCGCGGCCCTGCAGGACTCCGTGCCCCAGACCCGCATCATCCATTTTGCCGAGGCGGGTCACAGTATTCGCCGCGATCAGTTCCAGGGCTACATGAACGTGATTCACCGGTTCTGCGCAACGGTCACAGCCAGCACTGACCTGCGCATGGTTTGGCCCATGCACCACGAAGCCTGA
- a CDS encoding DMT family transporter translates to MQTQPPSPISAPSISAPSMRAWGVFGLLSLVWGASFLFIKIALAELGPVTLVALRVGFGLVFLLLVLRWQRLSLPRDPRLWGLLTVAGLFNTAVPFVLIAWSEQTIDSGLASILNGTTPLFGLLIAHLVLHDERITGAKLIGVIISFIGLIIIVGRNPGSGFFSNVLGELAVIAASLSYASTSVFVRRFLRDQPTTVLAIGQLASAEVFLLAGILLAEWPLRLPTLPITWLSVLWLGILGSGFAYLLYFYLIKEMGASRTTTVTYAIPVVGVLLGVLVLHEALEGRVLAGAGLVIGGVVMGNWRRAGR, encoded by the coding sequence GTGCAAACACAACCACCATCACCCATCTCAGCGCCGTCTATCTCAGCACCGTCTATGCGCGCCTGGGGCGTGTTTGGACTGCTCAGCCTGGTGTGGGGAGCCTCGTTCCTTTTTATCAAGATTGCACTGGCGGAACTGGGACCGGTGACGCTGGTTGCCTTGCGCGTCGGCTTCGGCCTGGTCTTCCTGCTACTGGTGCTGCGCTGGCAGCGGCTATCGTTGCCGAGAGACCCGCGACTGTGGGGGCTTTTAACCGTGGCCGGCCTGTTCAACACCGCCGTTCCCTTTGTCCTGATCGCCTGGAGCGAGCAAACCATTGACAGCGGCCTGGCCAGCATTCTCAACGGCACCACGCCCCTCTTCGGCCTGTTGATCGCGCATCTCGTGCTGCACGATGAACGCATCACCGGCGCCAAGTTGATCGGCGTCATCATCTCTTTCATCGGTCTGATCATCATCGTGGGACGCAACCCAGGCAGCGGCTTTTTCAGCAATGTCCTGGGCGAACTGGCGGTCATCGCCGCATCGCTCTCGTACGCATCAACCTCGGTCTTCGTGCGGCGCTTTCTGCGCGATCAGCCAACCACGGTGTTGGCGATCGGGCAACTGGCTTCGGCCGAGGTGTTCCTGCTGGCCGGTATCCTGCTGGCCGAATGGCCGCTGCGCCTGCCCACCCTGCCCATCACCTGGCTGTCGGTCCTCTGGCTGGGCATCCTCGGCTCTGGGTTCGCGTACCTGCTCTATTTCTACCTGATCAAAGAGATGGGCGCCAGCCGCACCACGACGGTGACGTATGCCATTCCGGTGGTTGGAGTCCTGCTCGGCGTGTTGGTGCTGCATGAAGCGCTCGAAGGCCGCGTGCTGGCCGGCGCCGGCCTGGTCATCGGCGGGGTTGTCATGGGCAATTGGCGGCGGGCCGGTCGCTGA
- a CDS encoding Nif3-like dinuclear metal center hexameric protein, with protein MVKRELIAYLDAFLRIEQVKDSGPQGLQVDAGADEVTTVAFSTDSALPCIESAVQAGAQLLIVHHGLFWGHEQLLRGPFGAQVRRLFEAGLSLYGAHLALDAHPEVGNNAELARLFAVTVTRWWGDANGTPIGVLGDAPAGLTLADLVAQVGALLGVAPLVHAYGPAQVRRVAIVSGFGAPMAAEAQALGADTFLTGETSHASFYTAQALGINLIYAGHYATETVGLQALARHLAARFPLQTVWLDHPTGL; from the coding sequence GTGGTCAAGCGCGAATTGATCGCCTATCTCGATGCCTTTTTGCGCATCGAGCAGGTGAAGGACTCCGGCCCGCAGGGCCTGCAGGTTGACGCCGGCGCCGATGAGGTGACCACGGTGGCCTTCAGCACCGATTCGGCCCTACCCTGCATCGAGAGCGCGGTGCAGGCAGGCGCGCAGCTCTTGATCGTTCACCACGGCTTGTTCTGGGGGCATGAACAACTGCTGCGCGGCCCGTTTGGCGCACAGGTTCGCCGCCTGTTCGAGGCCGGCCTGTCACTGTACGGCGCGCACCTGGCGTTGGATGCCCACCCGGAGGTGGGTAACAACGCAGAATTGGCGCGCCTCTTCGCTGTGACGGTCACGCGGTGGTGGGGCGACGCCAACGGCACCCCCATTGGCGTCCTGGGTGACGCGCCGGCCGGGCTGACGCTCGCCGACCTGGTGGCCCAGGTCGGGGCGCTGCTGGGCGTCGCCCCACTGGTGCATGCGTATGGCCCCGCACAGGTGCGCCGGGTAGCCATCGTCTCCGGTTTTGGCGCCCCCATGGCGGCCGAGGCTCAAGCCCTGGGCGCCGACACCTTCCTGACCGGTGAAACCTCGCACGCGTCCTTTTACACGGCACAGGCGTTGGGCATCAACCTGATCTATGCCGGCCACTATGCCACCGAGACCGTTGGCCTGCAGGCGTTGGCCCGTCATCTGGCCGCGCGCTTCCCCCTGCAGACGGTGTGGCTCGACCATCCGACGGGTTTGTGA
- a CDS encoding glycosyltransferase — translation MHVVMVSKAVVVGAYQRKLEELARLPGLQLTVLAPPGWRDSRGYTRLERVHVTGYQLLATPLAFDGHFHVHFYPRLARELAALQPDLLHMDEEPCNLATLQGVWLAQRQGTPACFFTWQNLYRSYPPPFRWFERYVFRHVAHALAGNAEAIGILQRKGYRGPATLVPQFGVDPDIFRPVTRPPSPRFVIGYAGGLVPEKGIDLLLRAAAALPDSEVRLAGSGSQQAALAALARQLGMDGRVTFIPRLASTAMPDFYAALDALVLPSRTVSNWKEQFGRVLIEAMACGVPVIGAHSGEIPHVIGDAGLVFPEGDVTALRDHLRRLQQDAALRHDLIRRGRARVLAHYTQAKIAAMTYAVYQQMLTDAAPPTPGPTAGARF, via the coding sequence ATGCATGTTGTGATGGTCTCCAAGGCGGTGGTGGTTGGCGCCTATCAGCGCAAACTGGAAGAACTTGCTCGGCTGCCGGGCTTGCAGTTGACGGTCCTGGCGCCTCCTGGCTGGCGCGATAGTCGAGGCTACACCCGCCTGGAACGTGTACACGTCACCGGCTATCAACTGCTGGCAACGCCGCTGGCCTTCGACGGACATTTCCATGTGCATTTCTACCCCCGCCTGGCCAGGGAGTTGGCTGCTCTGCAGCCCGACCTGCTGCATATGGATGAAGAGCCGTGTAACCTGGCGACATTGCAAGGCGTCTGGCTGGCTCAACGCCAGGGGACGCCGGCCTGTTTCTTCACCTGGCAGAACCTGTATCGGTCGTACCCTCCTCCGTTTCGCTGGTTCGAGCGCTACGTTTTTCGACATGTGGCCCATGCCCTGGCTGGCAATGCCGAAGCCATTGGCATCTTGCAGCGCAAAGGCTATCGCGGGCCGGCGACGTTGGTGCCGCAGTTTGGGGTTGACCCCGACATCTTTCGACCGGTGACGCGCCCGCCCTCTCCCCGTTTCGTGATCGGCTACGCCGGTGGCCTGGTGCCAGAGAAAGGGATTGACCTCTTGTTGCGCGCCGCCGCCGCGTTGCCGGACAGCGAAGTACGCCTGGCCGGCAGCGGGAGCCAACAGGCCGCCCTGGCCGCGCTGGCCCGGCAACTGGGCATGGACGGCCGTGTGACCTTCATCCCTCGCCTGGCATCCACGGCGATGCCAGATTTTTACGCCGCACTGGACGCGTTGGTGCTCCCCTCGCGCACCGTCTCGAATTGGAAGGAGCAATTTGGTCGGGTGCTGATCGAAGCCATGGCCTGTGGCGTACCGGTCATCGGCGCTCACAGCGGCGAGATCCCGCACGTGATCGGCGATGCCGGGCTGGTCTTCCCCGAAGGTGATGTGACCGCCCTGCGCGACCATCTCCGGCGCTTACAGCAAGATGCTGCCTTGCGGCACGATCTGATCCGGCGGGGACGCGCGCGCGTTCTGGCCCACTACACACAGGCGAAAATTGCGGCCATGACCTATGCTGTCTACCAGCAAATGTTGACCGACGCTGCGCCACCCACCCCGGGGCCGACGGCCGGCGCCCGGTTTTGA